cattttcttctaaaTTTTCTCTGCCTTCTTCATGTTCTATGCTTTCTGGGGTCTCTTCTACACTTTCGAATTCGTCATTGCTCATATTGCTGTTGTAGCGAGAAAGAATATATGGTGTAGTAAATGAATATAAaatatgtatatatttCATTAGTCGCACAGAAATTACTCAGACATTCTCTTTTCTGGAATAGCTAATTAGACAAATAGGAATTTCAGATTTACCTACAAGTTATATAGAAATAGGAATAGTAGCTTGGATAATGCAGTTGGTTTTCTTCTCTGTGGGGAATCCCGGAGCCATGAATAGACACTCCACTGGGCATTTCATCTTGAAACATCTAGTGGAGTACTTTAGTGCTAAACAGCTTGTGCGAAGAGGAGATTATTCCGTAACAAGAACTAATGACTACAGTGTCGTTTTGGTTAAATCCAATACGTATATGAACGAGTCTGGGCGAGGTTTTCGACAATTTGTAGACAACGAGGACTTTCAGCCCAGTCAGAGTATTGTCGTGATTCTCTACGATGACTTTGATAATAAGTTGGGAAAAGTAAAGCTAtctgagttgaagaagaacgaaTCGCATAATGGTATTGGAGATATACTGCGAGCTCTTCATGGGATAAAGTCAGACGTCAAAATA
This Scheffersomyces stipitis CBS 6054 chromosome 3, complete sequence DNA region includes the following protein-coding sequences:
- a CDS encoding predicted protein translates to MNRHSTGHFILKHLVEYFSAKQLVRRGDYSVTRTNDYSVVLVKSNTYMNESGRGFRQFVDNEDFQPSQSIVVILYDDFDNKLGKVKLSELKKNESHNGIGDISRALHGIKSDVKIYKLGIGIGPKPSKASGAIVSNWVLSKFTDEELTILRETSFNLVTKYVDEIYENNAVGDCNLLNQKIAQALP